From the genome of Lycorma delicatula isolate Av1 chromosome 11, ASM4794821v1, whole genome shotgun sequence, one region includes:
- the LOC142332467 gene encoding endochitinase-like — MAWLKEEGFGGIMVWSLVMEDFRGSCGTGKFFPLMNAMGQELDGYTVKLEYDGP; from the coding sequence atgGCTTGGTTAAAAGAAGAAGGATTTGGAGGTATCATGGTTTGGTCTTTAGTTATGGAAGACTTCAGAGGGTCTTGTGGAACAGGAAAATTCTTCCCATTAATGAATGCAATGGGACAAGAATTAGATGGTTACACAGTAAAATTGGAATATGATGGTCCTTAG